One segment of Panthera leo isolate Ple1 chromosome A3, P.leo_Ple1_pat1.1, whole genome shotgun sequence DNA contains the following:
- the TP53RK gene encoding EKC/KEOPS complex subunit TP53RK, which produces MAAACAAAAGKTEDPAPEAAALAAARERSSRFLSGLELVKQGAEARVFRGRFQGRAAVVKHRFPKGYRHPALEARLGRRRTVQEARALLRCRRAGISAPVVFFVDYASNCLYMEEIEGSVTVRDYIQSTMETEKTPQSLLSLAKTVGQVLARMHDEDLIHGDLTTSNMLLKPPVGQLNIVLIDFGLSFISALPEDKGVDLYVLEKAFLSTHPNTEAVFEAFLKSYSTFSKKSRPVLKKLDEVRLRGRKRSMVG; this is translated from the exons ATGGCGGCCGCCTGCGCCGCGGCCGCGGGGAAGACCGAGGATCCGGCGCCGGAGGCCGCGGCGCTGGCCGCCGCCCGGGAGCGGAGCAGCCGCTTCTTGAGCGGCCTGGAGCTGGTGAAGCAGGGCGCGGAGGCGCGCGTGTTCCGCGGCCGCTTCCAGGGCCGCGCGGCCGTGGTGAAGCACCGCTTCCCCAAGGGCTACCGGCACCCGGCGCTGGAAGCGCGGCTCGGCCGGCGGCGGACGGTGCAGGAGGCCCGGGCGCTGCTCCGCTGCCGCCGCGCAG GGATATCCGCCCCCGTTGTCTTTTTCGTAGACTATGCCTCCAACTGCTTATACATGGAAGAGATTGAAGGTTCAGTGACTGTTCGAGATTATATTCAATCCACTATGGAGACCGAAAAAACTCCCCAAAGTCTCCTCAGCTTAGCCAAGACGGTTGGGCAGGTTTTGGCTCGAATGCACGATGAAGACCTGATTCATGGTGATCTTACCACCTCGAACATGCTGCTGAAACCCCCCGTGGGACAGCTGAACATCGTGCTCATAGACTTTGGGCTGAGTTTCATTTCTGCACTTCCAGAAGATAAAGGAGTCGACCTCTACGTGCTGGAGAAAGCCTTCCTCAGTACCCACCCCAATACCGAGGCTGTGTTCGAAGCCTTTCTGAAGAGCTACTCCACCTTCTCCAAAAAGTCCAGGCCGGTGCTAAAAAAGTTAGATGAAGTGCgcctgagaggaagaaagaggtcCATGGTCGGGTAG